One Bombus pyrosoma isolate SC7728 linkage group LG11, ASM1482585v1, whole genome shotgun sequence DNA segment encodes these proteins:
- the LOC122572829 gene encoding interaptin-like, with product MKLWIGVLLEWLNCLGISETNVKDLKELDNGKVYKKLIKSFSWAGTKDCTDTENIIVKYLQDEYPKYKFDDKNLGEMEHIYIASLFLLLVPQEPSFHHQMCLNLQHETQLKIKSFLEMTIPYKKDINKETLKEIIARIENDASKIPVTPKGKALKNFFDSPVTWSAQSHKLLNDRNRELRMLKSELEVERFEKIDLQEDIRIQQNKIQSLQKKLQEKTAEIKVLREEKVKPTTPQSCKKNKDTIDYEQYYRKEIDHLEDQLLQKQCNIDKLEADADTLTKKLTSIQMQYIYFRDKVENCEKSLENLQIQGEIKDRELLNLKKTNEELRTHLKELRKTTIEEQSFEVDDIVPLNSSAASLNTSEVLSSVIDIQLQEAKEESALLKTQLDVVNEKLKSANQEYESTTQLLKKERQILQSTETKLNVIINESTKQIEILQQEKESLIKQNKNLEMLYSTQKESLSVVEKSKGVLITEKNSLLGKIKDLEESLNKENINNVKLNTELTEVKAQISENLKCIQDFKDQNNSYKTSLDLYNTNLKEIILHNLETDRVEDKLDNKTTTELIEYLRIILYNFNQKYILKQLELESLSNNMNEAKLELENFQLQISKLEQKDEQNTTEISKLRKTVAESTTKINELTNVTGKYSEEISYLKQIELQKQTLEKVIYVYEEKINKKDALLQASSMYIETLKKNIRTFESEFYLMKKDILNQINGYKKYNEETTKSILNAYKILCTNYMKEQLSKYQLKDELTDNKKKLEDSISFNVMLENDLIKNKEITNHLETELICTKQKLTEFTQKLEKFEEVQEVFQKQHKDLKSENNKILLDLNNVNDKFEKSQQEVCNMLDESKFKDKKIGNLIDEITSLKLEKDHIMHLQTEGEIKMKNFIKELETKLLEKQCHLDKLNIEVKLKQETLELVENKFEKLSKETIASEVKLKEVIINLQEVRTNQDAVLKTQEKALKEKCLQLEELQEEFNESKRVLCKQLEDQKLLCQNLQNTNFKLQTESYKQNKIIEELQQILKKEKDELNKNREYCKIEDTKRLEVIQICEELQHSANGLKFTIAEVTKNENFYINTTDNVQDINNDDTNKNILRTLKESINEIQASRELILQLSNENTNLNKTIKNQTIMVDNYITKCEEIKLLEIKIQELNNLQEDRIKRINTLIKYKESLKDYLNNIIKSRENLDTSLNTLKQKWDNLLTSSYSVLMIDKSVCDELKHIQSKQTYLENTLLKYHIHHFQNIKPLQNILWDQFLWFEQKIKDISLKEESEQILDISSDIFFDQKTIIEAELDKNKILQENITQLQNEIDDFSKLIISFENDFKCDETKFQSESEKKLRFQINELTEAKNNLESKLNCAHTNNVRLKDDIGELSIKMQEMKTSLKETENLKKEVTQLKEQNLKLQEERNELSKQSKKEDIDIQLKDIHDKYKVKIDEIKQNMKMLYNEQITKLNREQEQCVQEKLESLQRKMELQCRKQADELSKYKSHVANLSSQLWNVGERLLSEKQEKEKLQKELIELKTKYQNLDQNIVSLVEHKNPKCEKKYLLGETKEDVLHKISVVQERTTYEKRCSIKSIQTMGNAFNAEDEEGEVLDNIYLADMKDGNSSYIIDADRLSILKKRNALCKPHLKSSYPAEMQFHPLPFTEEEIKAGSVPDDIFNDSLSQSLLPEQKAKKKDRTQTSYKKPGPPTPSKNGGRLSIQGNELRSPNSRILRERNGKERATTTPRTLRSLFLPRGQDEKVIVTPRGRRRSSIFRKYRNANDR from the exons ATGAAACTATGGATCGGAGTTTTATTGGAATGG cTAAATTGTTTGGGTATATCAGAAACAAATGTTAAAGACTTGAAAGAATTAGATAATGGGAAGGTttacaagaaattaataaaatcatt TTCATGGGCTGGTACTAAAGATTGTACAGACACAGagaatattatagtaaaatacTTACAAG AtgaatatccaaaatataaatttgatgataaaaatttgGGGGAAATGGAACACATTTATATTgcatctttatttttattgcttgtACCTCAAGAACCATCATTTCATCATCAAATGTGCCTTAATTTGCAACATGAAACTCAACTTAAGATTAAATCATTTCTTGAAATGACTATCCCATATAAGAAAGACataaacaaagaaacattaaaagaaataattgctAGAATAGAGAATGATGCATCAAAAATACCTGTCACGCCTAAAGGAAAAGCTCTTAAGAACTTTTTTGATTCTCCTGTAACATGGTCTGCTCAAAGTCATAAGTTATTGAATGACAGAAATAGGGAATTAAGAATGTTGAAAAGTGAATTAGAAGTAGAGAGGtttgagaaaattgatttacaGGAAGATATACGAATTcaacaaaacaaaatacaaagtCTACAGAAGAAATTACAGGAAAAGACTgcagaaataaaagttttaagagaagaaaaagtgaAACCAACTACTCCACAATCTTGCAAAAAGAATAAGGACACAATAGATTATGAGCAATATTACAGGAAGGAAATAGATCATTTAGAAGATCAGCTATTGCAGAAGCAATGTAACATAGATAAACTTGAAGCAGATGCTGACACATTGacaaaaaaattaacatcTATACagatgcaatatatatattttagagacaaagtagaaaattgtgaaaagtCTTTAGAAAACCTGCAGATTCAGGGAGAAATTAAGGATAGGGaactattaaatttaaaaaagaccAATGAAGAGTTGCGTACTCATTTAAAAGAACTTAGAAAAACTACAATTGAAGAACAAAGTTTTGAAGTTGATGATATAGTACCCTTAAATTCATCTGCAGCATCTTTAAATACCAGTGAAGTTTTAAGTTCTGTAATTGATATTCAATTACaagaagcgaaagaagaaTCTGCTTTACTAAAGACACAACTTGAtgttgtaaatgaaaaattgaaatctgcAAATCAAGAGTATGAAAGTACAACACAACTTTTAAAGAAAGAGAGGCAAATATTACAAAGTAcagaaactaaattaaatgtaattataaatgaatcgactaaacaaattgaaatcttacaacaagagaaagaatctctaataaaacaaaataaaaatttagaaatgttaTATTCTACTCAAAAAGAATCTTTGTCAGTCGTTGAAAAATCCAAAGGTGTATTAATTACTGAAAAGAATTCTCTGTtaggaaaaattaaagatttggAAGAATctttaaacaaagaaaatataaataatgttaaattaaacaCTGAGCTTACTGAAGTTAAAGCACAAATATCTGAAAATCTTAAATGTATTCAAGATTTCAAAgatcaaaataattcatataaaactTCTCTTGAtctatataatacaaatttgaaagagattatattacataatttagaAACTGATCGTGTAGAAGATAAATTGGACAACAAAACAACTACGGAACtaatagaatatttacgaataatattatataattttaatcagAAGTATATTTTGAAGCAACTAGAATTGGAATCACTAAGTAATAACATGAATGAAGCTAAATTAgaacttgaaaattttcaattacaaatatctaaattaGAACAAAAGGATGAACAGAATACTACAGAGatatcaaaattaagaaaaactGTCGCAGAAAGTACAACCAAAATTAACGAGCTTACTAATGTTACAGGAAAATATTCTGaagaaatttcgtatttaaaacaaattgaaCTCCAAAAACAAACTTTAGAAAAagtcatatatgtatatgaagaaaaaataaataaaaaggatgCACTCTTACAAGCTTCttctatgtatatagaaacattaaagaaaaatattcgaacttttgaatcagaattttatttaatgaaaaaagatatattaaatcaGATAAATgggtataaaaaatataatgaagaaactactaaaagtattttaaatgcttataaaatattatgtactaATTACATGAAAGAACAGCTTTCCAAGTACCAACTGAAAGATGAACTTacagataataaaaagaagttaGAAGATAGTATAAGTTTTAATGTTATGttagaaaatgatttaataaaaaataaggaaataacaaATCATTTGGAGACAGAATTAATTTGTactaaacaaaaattaacagagtttacacaaaaattggaaaaatttgaagaggTACAAGAAGTATTTCAGAAACAACATAAAGATCTTAAATCtgagaataacaaaattctactggatttaaataatgtaaatgataaatttgaaaaatctcaGCAAGAAGTATGTAATATGTTAGATGAATCCAAATTTAAAGacaaaaaaataggaaatctAATTGATGAAATTACTTCCTTAAAGTTAGAAAAAGATCATATAATGCATTTACAAACAGAAGGAGAAAttaagatgaaaaattttataaaagaactGGAAACAAAACTATTGGAAAAACAGTGTCACTTAGATAAACTAAATAtagaagtaaaattaaaacaggAAACATTGGAACttgtggaaaataaatttgaaaaattatcaaaagaaACAATTGCTTCTGAAGTTAAACTGAAAgaagtaattataaatttacaggAAGTAAGAACGAATCAAGATGCAGTTTTAAAAACTCAAGAGAAAGCtttaaaggaaaaatgtttacaattagaagaattacaagaagaatttaatgaaTCCAAAAGAGTACTTTGTAAACAACTTGAAGaccaaaaattattatgtcagaatttgcaaaatacaaattttaaattacaaacagAGTCTtataaacaaaacaaaattatagaagaattaCAACAAATactaaagaaagaaaaggacgaacttaataaaaatagggaatattgtaaaattgaagataCAAAAAGATTAGAAGTTATACAAATTTGTGAAGAATTACAACATTCAGCAAATGgcttaaaatttacaattgcAGAAGTTActaagaatgaaaatttttatattaatactacGGATAATGTACAAGACATAAATAATGatgatacaaataaaaatattttaagaacttTAAAGGAGTCCATTAATGAAATACAGGCATCAcgtgaattaattttacaactttcaaatgaaaatacaaacttaaataaaactataaaaaatcaaacaataaTGGTAGATAACTATATTACAAAAtgtgaagaaataaaattgttggaaattaaGATACAAGaactaaataatttacaagaaGACcgtataaaacgaataaatactCTTATCAAATATAAGGAAtcattaaaagattatttaaataatattataaagtcAAGAGAAAATTTAGATACAtctttaaatacattaaaacaaaaatgggACAATTTATTAACAAGTTCCTATAGCGTTCTCATGATAGATAAATCTGTGTGTGATGAATTAAAGCATATACAAAGCAAACAaacatatttagaaaatacattACTTAAGTATCATATTcatcattttcaaaatataaaacccTTACAGAATATCTTATGGGACCAATTTTTATGGTTTgaacaaaagataaaagatatttccttaaaagaagaaagtgaacAGATATTAGATATTTCTTCAGATATCTTTTTTGACCAGAAAACAATTATTGAAGCagaattagataaaaataaaatattacaagaaaaCATTACTCAATTGCAGAATGAAATAgatgatttttcaaaattgattatttcttttgaaaatgattttaaatgtgatgaaacaaaattccaaTCTGAGTCAGAGAAAAAGTTACGATTCCAAATTAATGAACTGACAGAAGCTAAGAATAACttagaaagtaaattaaattgtgcACACACAAACAATGTAAGATTAAAAGACGATATTGGTGAACTTAGTATTAAGATGCAAGAAATGAAAACATCATTAAAAGAGACAGAAAACTTAAAGAAAGAAGTAACACAATTAAAAGAGCAGAATTTAAAACTGCAAGAAGAAAGGAATGAGTTAAGCAAGCaatcaaagaaagaagatattgaTATTCAACTAAAAGATATtcatgataaatataaagttaaaatagatgaaattaaacaaaacatG aaaatgctatataatgaaCAAATAACGAAGCTAAATAGAGAACAAGAACAATGTGTACAAGAAAAATTAGAGTcattacaaagaaaaatggaacTACAATGTCGTAAACAGGCAGATgaattaagtaaatataagtCACATGTTGCTAACTTAAGTTCACAGCTTTGGAATGTTGGAGAGAGACTGTTAAgtgaaaaacaagaaaaggaaaaattacagaaggaattaattgaattaaaaactaaatatcaaaatttagaTCAAAATATAGTTTCTTTAGTGGAACATAAAAATCCTAA atgTGAGAAAAAATACTTATTAGGAGAAACTAAAGAAGatgttttacataaaatttcagtAGTACAAGAAAGAACAACATACGAAAAAAGATGTAGTATTAAGAGTATACAAACAATGGGCAATGCATTTAATGCAGAGGATGAAGAAGGAGAAGTacttgataatatttatttag cTGACATGAAAGATGGTAATTCTTCGTATATCATTGATGCAGATAGATTatctattttgaaaaaaagaaatgctcTTTGCAAACCTCATTTAAAGTCATCTTATCCTGCTGAAATGCAATTTCATCCTCTACCATTTACAGAAGAAGAGATTAAA GCAGGTTCAGTTCCAgatgatatatttaatgataGTTTGAGTCAAAGTTTGCTTCCTGAACAAAAAGCTAAGAAAAAGGATAGAACTCAG aCATCATATAAAAAGCCTGGGCCTCCAACTCCTAGTAAAAACGGAGGAAGATTATCAATACAG GGTAATGAACTAAGAAGCCCAAATTCAAGAATattaagagagagaaacggcAAAGAGAGGGCAACGACTACACCACGAACACTGAGAAGTTTATTCCTCCCACGAGGTCAAGACGAG aaagttATTGTTACACCAAGAGGTCGTAGAAGAAGTAGCATATTCCGAAAATATCGTAACGCAAATGATAGATGA
- the LOC122572837 gene encoding transmembrane protein 218-like isoform X2 — MTNLIFGVGIGLFLILILWALALLVFIISLKIEKKIGTLAILIVSICTIVLLILPRASEKSNTSDKKIYDHLFIWRILLLILLVISSIISLVGYVKFEITKSIRPVRITNWIF, encoded by the exons ATGACTAATTTGATATTTGGAGTTGGTATAGgattgtttcttattttaattctttggGCTTTGGCTCtattagtatttattatttctttaaaaattgaaaagaaaattggtaCTCTTGCTATACTTATAGTTAGTATATGCACAATCGTTTTACTTATATTGCCAAGGGCATCAGAGAAATCTAATACCAGTGACAAAaag ATATATGATCATCTGTTCATCTGGCGTATcttattactaatattattagtaatatCATCTATTATTAGTTTAGTGGGATATGTAAAATTTGAGATAACAAAATCTATCAGACCAGTTCGAATAACTAATTGGATCTTTTAA
- the LOC122572836 gene encoding thioredoxin, mitochondrial, whose translation MLRNITKLSSALVRPVSSSCQKNKQFEINNNNEFVSKVMNSSVPVIVNFHADWCHPCKILTPKLIELIGPMDKVNLAIVNLESNPQLVHIFEVKAVPAIIAISNGLVVDKFVGLSDLDVIEDLIQKLTNTPINSENDEGKM comes from the coding sequence atgttgcGTAACATTACTAAGCTTTCATCAGCTCTAGTGAGACCTGTTTCTTCGTCATGCCAGAAGAATAagcaatttgaaataaataataataatgaatttgtTAGCAAGGTAATGAACAGTTCAGTACCAGtcattgtaaattttcatgCTGACTGGTGTCATCCTTGTAAAATACTTACCCCTAAATTAATAGAACTCATAGGACCAATGGATAAAGTGAATCTTGCTATTGTAAATTTGGAATCAAATCCACAATTAGTACATATTTTTGAAGTAAAGGCTGTGCCAGCTATTATAGCAATTTCAAACGGATTAGTAGTTGATAAATTTGTAGGTTTATCTGACTTAGATGTCATAGAAGATTTAATACAAAAACTTACGAATACACcaataaattctgaaaatgatgagggaaaaatgtaa
- the LOC122572837 gene encoding transmembrane protein 218-like isoform X1: MTNLIFGVGIGLFLILILWALALLVFIISLKIEKKIGTLAILIVSICTIVLLILPRASEKSNTSDKKIHNLLQIYDHLFIWRILLLILLVISSIISLVGYVKFEITKSIRPVRITNWIF; encoded by the exons ATGACTAATTTGATATTTGGAGTTGGTATAGgattgtttcttattttaattctttggGCTTTGGCTCtattagtatttattatttctttaaaaattgaaaagaaaattggtaCTCTTGCTATACTTATAGTTAGTATATGCACAATCGTTTTACTTATATTGCCAAGGGCATCAGAGAAATCTAATACCAGTGACAAAaag ataCATAATTTGTTACAGATATATGATCATCTGTTCATCTGGCGTATcttattactaatattattagtaatatCATCTATTATTAGTTTAGTGGGATATGTAAAATTTGAGATAACAAAATCTATCAGACCAGTTCGAATAACTAATTGGATCTTTTAA